One window of the Natrinema sp. CBA1119 genome contains the following:
- a CDS encoding glutathione S-transferase family protein produces MNMLVDGEWRTDALESTDDDGSFERQETTFRNEIRDDPDARFQPEAGRYHLYVSYACPWAHRTLVTRALKGLEDAISVSVVDPYRDEDGWQFTPEKAGCTPDHVHGADFLRELYVRADPDATCRVTVPVLWDKQEDAIVNNESEEVMRMLDTEFDGIASRDVDLYPEGYRDEVDRIIDEIYEPINNGVYRAGFATKQEPYDEAVDDLFSALDHWDEVLADQRYLAGDRLTEADIAMFTTLVRFDNVYHTHFMCNVQYIREYDNLWPYLRDLYQTGVADRREGTPSERTSVAQTVNMDHITEHYYTTHPDVNPHGIVARGPDLEFEKPHDRDKLPGGPPSDLVAAASADD; encoded by the coding sequence ATGAACATGCTCGTCGACGGCGAGTGGCGAACCGATGCGCTCGAGTCGACCGACGACGACGGCTCGTTCGAGCGGCAGGAAACGACCTTCCGGAACGAGATTCGCGACGATCCGGACGCTCGATTCCAGCCCGAGGCGGGCCGGTACCACCTCTACGTCTCCTATGCCTGCCCGTGGGCCCACCGGACGCTGGTGACGCGTGCGCTGAAGGGGCTCGAGGACGCGATTTCCGTCTCGGTCGTCGATCCCTATCGCGACGAGGACGGCTGGCAGTTCACCCCCGAGAAGGCGGGCTGTACGCCGGATCACGTCCACGGCGCGGATTTCCTGCGTGAGTTGTACGTGCGCGCGGATCCGGACGCGACCTGTCGCGTGACGGTGCCGGTGCTCTGGGACAAACAGGAGGACGCCATCGTCAACAACGAGTCCGAAGAGGTCATGCGGATGCTTGACACCGAATTTGACGGAATCGCCTCACGAGACGTGGACCTCTACCCTGAGGGCTATCGTGACGAGGTCGACCGGATCATCGACGAGATCTACGAGCCAATCAACAACGGCGTCTATCGTGCGGGCTTCGCGACGAAACAGGAGCCCTACGACGAGGCGGTCGACGACCTCTTTTCGGCGCTCGATCACTGGGACGAGGTGCTGGCGGACCAGCGCTACCTCGCGGGCGATCGGCTCACCGAGGCCGACATCGCGATGTTCACGACGCTCGTCAGATTTGACAACGTCTACCACACGCACTTCATGTGTAACGTCCAGTATATCCGCGAGTACGACAATCTCTGGCCGTATCTGCGCGATCTCTATCAGACCGGCGTCGCCGACCGAAGGGAGGGGACGCCGAGCGAACGAACGAGCGTGGCGCAGACGGTGAACATGGACCACATCACGGAGCACTACTACACGACCCATCCCGACGTGAACCCGCACGGCATCGTCGCCCGCGGTCCCGACCTCGAGTTCGAAAAACCCCATGACCGCGACAAGCTTCCGGGCGGCCCGCCGTCCGACCTCGTCGCGGCCGCGAGCGCCGACGACTAA
- a CDS encoding Dyp-type peroxidase domain-containing protein, producing MNGSDRGLSRRAFVRSAVAIGGASALSACLQREETEDVPQATLAPDALPDRQHAWNEFLGTDDDGNVRPPEHHLLLGLEYVGDGPADATAERERLEAAFRTLEKAYKRGNEGLAFTMAYGPAYFDRFDADLAGIDLPEPTSLTPFDDPELDEYDALLQVASDYGHVTLSVEEALKGELEELNGIEVEGTFDGIFEVRDRRTGFIGRGLPADNQSGVHGIPDGDPVPEDAPMFMGFKSGFRQNQASEDRVTIDEGPFAGGTTIHLSKIQLHLHQWYNQDSRGQRVSKMFSPNHNAADLVEGAGHNLGDSSRVTEVGGDPASTGTGTVGHAQKAARAREDGEPIILRRDFDSTDDETAATHFLSHQQSIEDFVKTRKAMTGTDLDTPMFNSGILQYISVTNRANYLVPPRELRSLPAPNPSSE from the coding sequence ATGAACGGTTCGGATCGCGGACTCTCGCGTCGCGCGTTCGTGCGCAGCGCCGTCGCCATCGGCGGTGCGAGCGCGCTGTCAGCCTGCCTCCAGCGCGAGGAGACCGAGGACGTGCCCCAGGCCACGCTCGCCCCCGATGCGCTCCCGGATCGCCAGCACGCGTGGAACGAGTTCCTCGGGACGGACGACGACGGAAACGTTCGGCCGCCCGAACACCACCTCCTGCTCGGCCTCGAGTACGTCGGCGACGGTCCCGCCGACGCGACGGCCGAACGCGAACGACTCGAGGCCGCGTTCCGAACGCTCGAGAAAGCGTACAAGCGCGGTAACGAGGGACTGGCGTTCACGATGGCCTACGGCCCGGCCTACTTCGACCGCTTCGACGCCGACCTCGCGGGGATTGATCTGCCCGAGCCGACGTCACTGACGCCGTTCGACGATCCGGAACTCGACGAGTACGACGCCTTGCTTCAGGTGGCCAGCGACTACGGTCACGTCACCCTGAGCGTCGAGGAGGCTCTCAAAGGTGAACTCGAGGAACTCAACGGGATCGAAGTCGAGGGAACGTTCGACGGGATCTTCGAGGTGCGCGACCGCAGAACCGGGTTCATCGGCCGCGGCCTCCCGGCCGACAATCAGTCCGGCGTCCACGGCATCCCCGACGGCGATCCCGTTCCGGAGGACGCGCCGATGTTCATGGGGTTCAAATCCGGCTTCAGGCAGAATCAGGCGAGCGAGGACCGCGTGACGATCGACGAGGGACCGTTCGCCGGCGGGACGACGATCCACCTCTCGAAGATTCAGTTGCACCTGCATCAGTGGTACAATCAGGACAGCCGCGGTCAGCGCGTCTCCAAGATGTTCTCGCCGAACCACAACGCGGCGGATCTCGTCGAGGGGGCCGGCCACAATCTCGGCGACTCGAGTCGCGTGACCGAGGTCGGCGGCGACCCGGCTTCGACCGGCACTGGAACTGTCGGCCACGCCCAGAAGGCCGCTCGCGCGCGCGAAGACGGCGAACCGATCATCCTCCGGCGCGACTTCGATTCGACCGACGACGAGACCGCTGCAACCCACTTCCTCTCGCACCAGCAATCGATCGAGGACTTCGTGAAAACCCGCAAAGCGATGACCGGGACCGATCTCGATACCCCGATGTTTAACAGCGGTATTCTCCAGTACATCAGCGTCACGAACAGAGCGAACTACCTCGTTCCGCCACGGGAGCTTCGGTCCCTGCCCGCGCCGAATCCGTCGTCGGAGTGA
- a CDS encoding DUF6735 family protein, which produces MGHRALVAYRRPDRLYDLRYSHWGGETLSLAGEITSATPLADGSVAGPLVADSISRDRILTDHLDPCVHEALYLVDPATDYAVDAYRVCWLEWGDGRDGGRGAIVEADSEAKNSVGRWFRATKTALADVIEMGALSRRAAQAYLEARICEEYDGTLYTYGESIDTEPGTGYEPTPDRWLEDENWSDTEDRLEDRSDRGDRTDDGDRSGPS; this is translated from the coding sequence ATGGGGCATAGGGCGCTCGTCGCCTACCGGCGACCGGATCGGCTCTACGACCTGCGGTACAGCCACTGGGGCGGCGAGACGCTGTCGCTGGCCGGGGAGATCACGTCCGCCACGCCGCTGGCCGACGGCTCGGTCGCGGGGCCCTTGGTGGCGGACTCGATCAGCCGCGATCGAATCCTGACGGATCATCTCGATCCCTGCGTCCACGAAGCCCTCTATCTGGTCGATCCGGCGACCGACTACGCGGTCGACGCCTATCGGGTCTGCTGGCTCGAGTGGGGCGACGGCCGCGACGGCGGCCGCGGCGCGATCGTCGAAGCCGATTCCGAGGCAAAGAACTCGGTCGGGCGCTGGTTTCGCGCGACCAAGACCGCACTGGCCGACGTCATCGAGATGGGGGCGCTCTCGCGGCGAGCCGCGCAGGCGTACCTCGAGGCCCGGATCTGCGAGGAGTACGACGGAACGCTCTACACCTACGGCGAGTCGATCGATACCGAACCCGGAACCGGGTACGAGCCCACGCCGGACCGCTGGCTCGAGGACGAAAACTGGTCCGATACCGAAGACCGCCTCGAGGATCGATCCGATCGCGGGGACCGGACGGACGACGGGGACCGGAGCGGACCGTCGTAA
- a CDS encoding alcohol dehydrogenase catalytic domain-containing protein, with the protein MRAAAFTDLIGPEGVSVIERDDPEPGPDEALVNVEACAINRHDLWILEGDSAMVDADDLPFVTGLDVAGVVSDVGDGVRGLEPGERVVLCPNETCGSCRFCREGPENVCERFSLFHGGLAETASVQADRLVPLPEGMDTTTAAAIPTAYMTAFHMLRRAEVGPGDLVFVPGATGGVGVAAIQLADVFGAETIGTSSSAAKLERVRELGLDHGIRSTDIEEIRNEVEAIGAPDAVINHLGGEFTGLGQSVMRRGGTMAICGRTAGGESTIDVASLFLSHKRIVGSTMGTQDDLRRLVELAADGRLRPEIDRTYALEDTDDAFAAMQDRESVGKLVVEPSDDNWPSNASRPPDRSAAGRE; encoded by the coding sequence ATGCGAGCCGCAGCCTTCACCGACTTGATCGGCCCCGAGGGAGTAAGCGTGATCGAACGAGACGACCCCGAACCCGGCCCCGACGAGGCGCTGGTGAACGTCGAGGCCTGCGCGATAAACCGTCACGATCTCTGGATCCTCGAGGGAGATTCTGCGATGGTCGACGCCGACGACCTCCCGTTCGTCACTGGCCTCGACGTGGCCGGCGTCGTGAGCGACGTCGGGGACGGTGTTCGCGGTCTCGAGCCCGGCGAGAGGGTCGTTCTCTGTCCGAACGAGACCTGTGGATCCTGTCGATTCTGCCGCGAGGGGCCCGAGAACGTGTGCGAGCGGTTCTCCTTGTTCCACGGCGGCCTCGCCGAGACCGCCAGCGTGCAGGCTGATCGGCTCGTTCCGTTGCCCGAGGGGATGGACACGACGACGGCTGCCGCGATCCCGACGGCGTACATGACCGCGTTCCACATGCTCCGGCGGGCCGAGGTCGGCCCCGGCGACCTCGTTTTCGTCCCCGGCGCGACGGGCGGCGTCGGCGTCGCCGCGATCCAGCTTGCGGACGTTTTCGGTGCCGAGACGATCGGGACCTCCTCGTCGGCAGCGAAACTCGAGCGGGTCCGCGAACTCGGTCTCGATCACGGAATTCGATCGACCGATATCGAGGAGATCCGGAACGAGGTCGAGGCGATCGGCGCGCCGGACGCGGTGATCAACCACCTCGGCGGCGAGTTCACCGGACTCGGCCAGTCCGTCATGCGCCGCGGCGGGACGATGGCGATCTGTGGCCGCACGGCCGGCGGCGAATCCACGATCGACGTGGCGAGCCTCTTTCTTAGCCACAAGCGCATCGTCGGCTCCACGATGGGCACCCAGGACGATCTCCGACGGCTCGTCGAACTCGCCGCCGACGGCCGACTACGCCCCGAAATCGATCGGACGTACGCGCTCGAGGACACCGACGACGCCTTCGCGGCGATGCAGGATCGCGAGAGCGTCGGCAAGCTCGTCGTCGAACCGTCGGACGACAACTGGCCTTCGAACGCGTCTCGGCCACCCGATCGTTCCGCCGCGGGGCGGGAATGA
- a CDS encoding HTTM domain-containing protein — protein MTGDRSTLTTADGESTTLASLRTFGRSRLGIDPRALAAFRIGLGLVVLCDLLFLRVPGLGTFYTDEGVLPRSALAEASPTLATWSLHALSGSVWLQALLVATAGGAAACLLVGYRHRLAAVVSTLLLASLFARNPYLVNGGDTILLSLLVLAATLPLERRWSLRPRRLADGRSDPSDPRVVSAATATVLLHVAVIYLLNAVLKFRSDAWMSGTAVGRIFQLQDFVFLLGPTAAEYPALLTAANWLWIAVLSTSPLLVLATGRLRIATVGAFVGAHLGMAATMRLGAFPFVMIAALLLFLPPRLWDPVDEFVSRTASGRRLEALATSRDEGGTGPRDFLGAPRVRRGIRLGTTVLFACVLLSVVSWQVTAAGLVDTGPAPGGEELGGASWAFFAPDPPDEYSWYVVEAERESGEPIDLVDGGTVDFDRPPDAMDRYPSTLWKRYGTKLRGGGGDAHLDPAAAYFCDRAPDDVESVTVYRVDQPVDADGPVGEPVPRERISTSC, from the coding sequence ATGACTGGCGACCGATCGACACTCACGACTGCCGACGGCGAGTCGACGACGCTTGCGTCGCTTCGCACGTTCGGTCGGTCGCGACTGGGGATCGATCCCCGCGCACTGGCTGCGTTCCGGATCGGACTGGGGCTCGTCGTCCTCTGTGATCTCCTCTTCCTCCGCGTTCCGGGGCTGGGAACCTTCTACACCGACGAGGGGGTCCTCCCCCGGTCCGCCCTCGCGGAGGCGTCTCCGACGCTCGCGACATGGTCCCTGCACGCCCTCTCCGGCTCGGTGTGGCTACAGGCCTTGCTGGTCGCGACCGCGGGCGGTGCCGCCGCATGCCTTCTGGTCGGCTACCGACACCGACTCGCGGCGGTCGTCTCGACACTCCTCCTCGCGTCGCTGTTCGCCCGCAATCCGTATCTCGTCAACGGCGGCGATACGATCCTCCTCTCCCTGCTCGTCCTCGCAGCGACGCTTCCGCTCGAGCGGCGCTGGTCGCTTCGCCCGCGTCGCCTCGCGGACGGACGCTCCGATCCCAGCGATCCGCGCGTCGTCTCGGCGGCGACCGCGACCGTTCTCCTCCACGTCGCGGTGATCTACCTGCTCAACGCCGTCCTCAAGTTCCGGAGCGACGCCTGGATGAGCGGTACGGCGGTCGGGCGCATCTTCCAGCTTCAGGACTTCGTCTTCCTGCTCGGCCCGACCGCCGCGGAGTATCCGGCGCTGCTCACTGCGGCCAACTGGCTCTGGATCGCCGTCCTGTCGACGTCGCCGCTGCTCGTGCTCGCGACCGGCCGGCTCCGGATCGCGACCGTCGGCGCGTTCGTCGGCGCGCACCTCGGGATGGCGGCGACGATGCGCCTGGGTGCCTTTCCGTTCGTGATGATCGCCGCCCTGCTGTTGTTCCTCCCGCCGCGGCTCTGGGATCCCGTCGACGAGTTCGTGTCGCGGACCGCGTCGGGACGCCGTCTCGAGGCGCTCGCAACGTCACGGGACGAAGGCGGAACTGGTCCGCGTGATTTCTTGGGCGCGCCCCGGGTCCGGCGCGGGATTCGACTCGGGACGACGGTGCTGTTCGCCTGTGTCCTTCTCTCCGTGGTGAGCTGGCAGGTGACCGCGGCCGGCCTCGTCGATACCGGGCCGGCTCCGGGCGGCGAGGAACTGGGCGGTGCGAGCTGGGCCTTCTTCGCGCCCGATCCGCCGGACGAGTACAGCTGGTACGTCGTCGAAGCCGAGCGCGAATCGGGCGAGCCGATCGATCTCGTCGACGGCGGGACGGTCGATTTCGATCGCCCGCCTGACGCCATGGACCGCTATCCGTCGACGCTCTGGAAGCGCTACGGAACGAAGCTACGCGGCGGCGGTGGAGACGCCCACCTCGATCCCGCGGCGGCGTACTTCTGTGACCGCGCCCCCGACGACGTCGAGTCGGTGACCGTCTACCGCGTCGATCAGCCGGTCGACGCGGACGGCCCGGTCGGCGAACCGGTTCCCCGCGAGCGGATCTCGACGTCCTGCTGA
- a CDS encoding SRPBCC domain-containing protein — MNVVEVFVEIDAPPDVVWEALLEFEYYPEWNPVSRTVEGIAIDGTERRGRYPPVDSRRSLDGPMIVTVEPYRRLAWLERFVLPFALDRYHEFHLVPIDDGRRTRLLQRETVRGALVPLLFDEGRVERAFVAMNESIAARAERRARTPA, encoded by the coding sequence ATGAACGTTGTCGAAGTGTTCGTCGAGATCGACGCGCCGCCCGATGTCGTCTGGGAGGCGCTGCTCGAGTTCGAATACTACCCGGAGTGGAACCCCGTCAGTCGGACCGTCGAGGGAATCGCGATCGACGGGACGGAGCGACGGGGCCGGTACCCGCCCGTCGATTCCCGTCGATCCCTCGACGGGCCGATGATCGTCACCGTCGAGCCGTACAGACGGCTCGCCTGGCTCGAGCGGTTCGTTCTCCCGTTCGCGCTCGATCGCTACCACGAGTTTCACCTCGTACCGATCGACGACGGGCGGCGGACGCGATTGCTACAGCGAGAGACGGTCAGAGGTGCGCTCGTCCCGCTGCTGTTCGACGAGGGGCGGGTCGAACGCGCGTTCGTCGCGATGAACGAGTCGATCGCGGCCCGTGCCGAACGACGGGCGAGGACGCCAGCGTAA
- a CDS encoding DNA methyltransferase → MADDGDRHRQSRLFTDDDGDFDADRAREESLPVEDGEVIDTDDLADHQRYVEDRGIYDERNRVNDLTGKEWKYATKSVISEGYPPAVQHDLRSEHGGQKPPRLCAELIGRFSKAGDTVLDPFAGVGGTLLGASFCEHEGTGLREAIGFERTRRWIEIYETVLERENEERRARGEPPLAEGDVRHGDCAELIDGVPDDSVDLLLTDVPYWHMDELEQTRNERRTRESKLGSFDGQRDGETAVDADSEPSDGDATMESSNEDGSSEPSNGDDGSESPEERQEWVTKADWLDDMAGKFDQFTDAVAPDGHVVVFIGDMYREQSYEFLSADLARAIESTAPLTLAANLIWYDPTKDLHVYGYPFSFVPSMVHQNVLVFRLEDEGESDD, encoded by the coding sequence ATGGCAGACGACGGGGATCGACACCGCCAGAGCCGCCTATTCACGGACGATGACGGCGATTTCGACGCCGATCGAGCGCGCGAAGAGTCCCTCCCGGTCGAGGACGGCGAGGTGATCGATACCGACGACCTCGCGGACCACCAGCGCTACGTCGAAGACAGAGGGATCTACGACGAGCGCAACCGGGTGAACGACCTCACGGGCAAGGAGTGGAAGTACGCCACGAAGTCCGTGATCTCCGAGGGTTACCCGCCCGCCGTCCAGCACGACCTGCGCAGCGAACACGGCGGCCAGAAACCGCCGCGACTCTGCGCGGAGCTGATCGGCCGGTTCAGCAAGGCCGGCGACACCGTCCTCGATCCCTTCGCGGGCGTCGGCGGCACCCTGTTGGGCGCGAGTTTCTGCGAACACGAGGGCACCGGCCTCCGGGAAGCGATCGGCTTCGAGCGGACCAGACGATGGATCGAAATCTACGAGACGGTTCTCGAGCGGGAGAACGAGGAGCGTCGCGCACGCGGCGAGCCGCCACTGGCCGAAGGGGACGTGCGACACGGCGACTGTGCCGAGTTGATCGACGGCGTCCCCGACGACTCGGTCGACCTCCTGCTGACCGACGTCCCCTACTGGCACATGGACGAACTCGAGCAGACGCGCAACGAGCGCCGGACTCGCGAGAGCAAGTTGGGCTCGTTCGACGGGCAGCGAGACGGCGAGACGGCGGTCGATGCCGATTCGGAGCCGTCGGATGGGGATGCCACCATGGAGTCGTCAAACGAGGATGGCAGTTCGGAACCGTCCAACGGGGATGACGGTTCGGAATCACCCGAGGAACGTCAAGAGTGGGTTACGAAAGCCGACTGGCTTGACGATATGGCGGGCAAGTTCGACCAGTTCACCGACGCCGTCGCGCCGGACGGTCACGTCGTCGTCTTCATCGGCGATATGTACCGCGAACAGTCCTACGAGTTCCTTTCGGCGGATCTCGCGCGAGCGATCGAGTCGACCGCGCCGCTAACCCTCGCGGCGAACCTGATCTGGTATGACCCCACGAAGGACCTCCACGTCTACGGCTATCCGTTTTCCTTCGTCCCCTCGATGGTCCACCAGAACGTCCTCGTCTTCCGCCTCGAGGACGAGGGCGAAAGCGACGACTGA
- a CDS encoding NAD(P)-dependent oxidoreductase: MTNIAITGAAGNVGRVAIDAFPDDHDLTLFSHSETEDLDTTPLEITDREAFVDALEGQDVLIHLAANASPRASWDEVRGPNVDGLSNTFEAAVENDLERVVFASSNHAVNRRNTVSAIRPESTVGSPEIVRPDDPTDPDTFYGVTKVFGEAMGSYYAKRHGFEVVNLRIGWLLTRDELRQVCDERDGAGERYARAMWLSPGDCRRLLDAAATATLPESPLITHGISDNSERFLSLAETMQALEYRPQGDAEAVLSDESDGRDDLETA, encoded by the coding sequence ATGACGAACATCGCGATCACCGGCGCGGCGGGGAACGTCGGCCGGGTGGCCATCGACGCGTTTCCGGACGACCACGATCTCACGCTCTTTTCCCACAGCGAGACCGAGGATTTGGACACGACACCCCTCGAGATCACCGATCGAGAGGCGTTCGTCGACGCGCTCGAGGGCCAGGACGTGCTGATCCACCTCGCGGCCAACGCCTCGCCGCGTGCGTCGTGGGATGAGGTGCGCGGGCCGAACGTCGACGGCCTCTCCAACACCTTCGAGGCCGCGGTCGAAAACGACCTCGAGCGGGTGGTCTTCGCGAGTTCGAACCACGCGGTCAACAGGCGAAACACCGTCTCGGCGATCCGGCCCGAGTCGACGGTCGGGAGCCCCGAGATCGTCCGGCCGGACGATCCGACCGATCCGGACACCTTCTACGGCGTCACGAAGGTCTTCGGCGAGGCAATGGGGTCGTACTACGCCAAGCGACACGGGTTCGAGGTGGTGAACCTCCGGATCGGCTGGTTGCTCACCCGGGACGAACTCCGCCAAGTGTGCGACGAACGCGACGGTGCCGGCGAGCGCTACGCCCGCGCGATGTGGCTCAGCCCCGGCGACTGTCGGCGGCTGCTCGACGCGGCCGCGACGGCAACGCTTCCGGAGTCACCACTGATCACCCACGGAATCTCCGACAACTCGGAGCGGTTCCTCTCGCTCGCCGAGACCATGCAGGCTCTCGAGTACCGGCCACAAGGCGACGCCGAGGCGGTCCTGAGCGACGAGTCGGACGGCCGCGACGACCTCGAGACGGCCTGA
- a CDS encoding DNA mismatch repair protein, translating to MRLEEYWGVGPKTRETLIEELGHERAIQAIESGDVRALADAGLARGRATRILRRATGGAGMDVLATSDARSAYKELLDLAVDHAVTQRAADRIRVLTPLDSRAAMDDRLDDVLAARDAWAGLADDDRKAVLAAYERYDERAGSEHAAVEAALALLAAGVDSGPFAAIADLERDRLGAAADALAALDGGRVREDADEELDRLRDALGAVEDMDADALALIEDLRSEGVHDVEGFRQAFEDRLLSETDVTIDRVRDAMPTDAADATDFVGDTLRTLRTDLTAAVDEREETVASELRETLADARDAVDQAVEAVDDIALHLSLARFALEYDCTRPVFVTGEDAAVSVVNARNLTLAARDDESVQPVTYGLGEHGIASVPDGVNAVPGEQRVAVLTGANSGGKTTLLETLCQIVLLATMGLPVPADRAEVTPVDSLVFHRRHASFNAGVLESTLRSIVPPLSSDGRTLMLVDEFEAITEPGSAADLLHGLVTLSVDREALGVFVTHLADDLEPLPPQARVDGIFAEGLNPDLELLVDYQPRFGTVGRSTPEFIVSRLVANASDRGERSGFETLAEAVGNEVVQRTLADARWTAGE from the coding sequence ATGCGACTCGAGGAGTACTGGGGGGTCGGCCCGAAGACGCGGGAGACGTTGATCGAGGAGCTGGGTCACGAGCGGGCGATCCAGGCGATCGAAAGCGGAGACGTACGGGCGCTCGCCGACGCCGGGCTCGCCCGCGGGCGAGCGACGCGGATCTTGCGCCGAGCGACCGGTGGTGCGGGAATGGACGTTCTGGCGACCAGCGACGCGCGGTCGGCCTACAAGGAGCTGCTGGACCTCGCGGTCGACCACGCCGTCACGCAGCGCGCGGCGGACCGAATTCGGGTGCTGACACCCCTGGATAGCCGGGCGGCGATGGACGACCGACTCGACGACGTGCTTGCAGCCCGGGACGCCTGGGCTGGCCTCGCCGACGACGACCGCAAGGCCGTCCTCGCGGCCTACGAACGCTACGACGAGCGCGCCGGGAGCGAGCACGCGGCCGTCGAGGCCGCGCTCGCGTTGCTCGCAGCCGGCGTCGATTCGGGGCCGTTCGCCGCGATTGCCGACCTCGAGCGCGACCGGCTCGGGGCGGCCGCCGACGCGCTGGCGGCCTTGGACGGCGGCCGAGTCCGCGAGGATGCCGACGAGGAACTCGACCGTCTCCGGGACGCGCTGGGTGCGGTCGAAGACATGGACGCCGACGCCCTCGCGCTGATCGAGGACCTTCGCTCGGAGGGCGTCCACGACGTCGAGGGCTTTCGCCAGGCCTTCGAGGACCGCCTGTTGAGCGAGACCGACGTGACGATCGATCGGGTTCGGGACGCGATGCCGACCGACGCGGCGGACGCGACCGATTTCGTCGGGGACACGCTGCGAACGCTGCGGACCGATCTCACGGCGGCGGTCGACGAACGGGAGGAAACCGTCGCGAGCGAGCTCCGGGAAACGCTCGCGGACGCCCGCGATGCCGTCGATCAGGCGGTCGAAGCGGTCGACGATATCGCCTTGCACCTCTCGCTGGCCCGCTTCGCGCTCGAGTACGATTGCACTCGCCCCGTCTTCGTAACGGGCGAGGACGCGGCCGTCTCCGTGGTCAACGCGCGCAACCTCACGCTCGCCGCGCGAGACGACGAGTCGGTCCAGCCGGTCACCTACGGGCTCGGCGAGCACGGGATCGCGAGCGTTCCGGACGGTGTGAACGCGGTCCCCGGCGAACAGCGCGTCGCCGTCCTGACGGGCGCGAACAGCGGCGGGAAGACGACCCTGCTCGAGACGCTGTGTCAGATCGTTCTGCTGGCGACGATGGGGCTGCCGGTCCCCGCGGATCGGGCCGAGGTGACGCCCGTCGACTCGCTGGTCTTCCACCGCCGGCACGCGAGTTTCAACGCCGGCGTCCTCGAGTCTACGCTGCGGTCGATCGTCCCCCCGCTCTCGTCGGACGGCCGCACCCTCATGCTGGTCGACGAGTTCGAGGCGATCACGGAGCCGGGCAGCGCGGCGGACCTGCTTCACGGACTGGTCACGCTCTCCGTCGACCGCGAGGCGCTGGGCGTCTTCGTCACCCACCTCGCGGACGACCTCGAGCCGCTGCCCCCGCAAGCGCGGGTCGACGGCATCTTCGCGGAGGGGCTGAACCCCGACCTCGAGTTGCTCGTCGATTACCAGCCCCGCTTCGGCACGGTGGGCCGGTCGACGCCGGAGTTCATCGTCTCGCGGCTCGTCGCGAACGCGAGCGATCGGGGCGAGCGCTCTGGGTTCGAGACGCTGGCCGAGGCCGTCGGCAACGAGGTCGTCCAGCGGACGCTCGCGGACGCTCGCTGGACCGCCGGCGAGTGA
- a CDS encoding calcium/sodium antiporter, with product MVPVGDVVLFGISILALWIGARLLVTGASRLASAAGVSALVVGLTVVAFGTSAPEVVVSTEAALEGRGDVSVGNVVGSNVFNIGVILGLVAVISPFRVAETLLRRDALAMAASTIVAAAVLANGVVSRLDGAILLALLVGYLGALAVAIRRDTAGDGDEARPEVTGGATGSPDGRDEREVRFGLEAGRVLAGLLLVIVGGRVLVDSAVGLALAVGISEWAIGATVVAAGTSIPELVTSVVAARGDDVSIAAGNVIGSNVFNVVGVLGIAAVVRPLTVDPAVFVALAWLAALTAFATVVLATGRWLTRLEGVALVVLGAGYSVASLVLVF from the coding sequence ATGGTACCCGTCGGTGATGTCGTCCTGTTCGGTATCAGCATTCTCGCCCTGTGGATCGGAGCGCGGCTGCTCGTTACCGGTGCCTCGAGACTCGCCAGCGCGGCCGGCGTCTCCGCGCTCGTCGTCGGCCTCACGGTCGTGGCCTTCGGAACCTCCGCCCCCGAGGTCGTCGTTTCGACCGAGGCCGCACTCGAGGGTCGAGGCGACGTCTCGGTCGGGAACGTCGTCGGCTCGAACGTGTTCAACATCGGCGTGATTCTCGGCCTTGTCGCCGTCATTTCGCCGTTTCGCGTCGCGGAAACGCTGCTCCGCCGCGACGCGCTCGCGATGGCCGCATCGACGATCGTCGCGGCCGCCGTCCTCGCTAACGGCGTCGTTTCGCGGCTCGACGGCGCGATTCTGCTCGCACTGCTGGTCGGCTATCTGGGCGCGCTCGCCGTCGCGATTCGAAGGGATACAGCTGGCGACGGTGATGAGGCCCGGCCAGAGGTGACCGGCGGAGCAACCGGTTCTCCCGACGGCCGTGACGAACGCGAGGTCCGATTCGGCCTCGAGGCCGGACGCGTCCTCGCCGGCCTGCTCCTCGTGATCGTCGGCGGACGCGTGCTGGTCGACTCGGCAGTGGGACTCGCCCTCGCCGTCGGTATCTCGGAGTGGGCGATCGGCGCGACGGTCGTCGCGGCCGGGACCTCGATACCGGAGCTCGTGACCTCCGTCGTGGCCGCCCGCGGGGACGACGTGAGTATCGCCGCAGGGAACGTCATCGGATCGAACGTCTTCAACGTCGTCGGCGTGCTGGGGATCGCCGCCGTCGTCAGACCGCTGACCGTCGACCCGGCCGTCTTCGTCGCGCTGGCGTGGCTGGCCGCACTGACCGCGTTCGCGACGGTCGTGCTCGCGACCGGGCGGTGGCTGACGCGACTCGAGGGCGTCGCGCTTGTCGTCCTCGGAGCGGGGTACTCGGTCGCGAGTTTGGTGCTGGTGTTCTAG